In Vicia villosa cultivar HV-30 ecotype Madison, WI linkage group LG7, Vvil1.0, whole genome shotgun sequence, the DNA window AAACTAAAGGGTCAAATTTTTTTGCTTTGTCTCATGAGTCTTTTCTTTCTACCATTCTTTTAGATGTTGAAAATGGTTTGGTTCCTTGTTTCTTATGTGCAACTGTTGGCACAACCGCGACGAACGCTATCGATCCTATAAAGTTATTATGCAATGTGGCAAAAGAGTATGATATTTGGGTTCATGTCGATGCGGCTTATGCAGGTTCAGCTTGTATTTGTCCTGAATTCAGACATTACATTGATGGAATTGAAGATGTAAATTCTTTTAGTTTTAATGCTCATAAATGGTTTTTGACTAATTTAGCATGTTGTTGTCTTTGGGTGAAAGATCACAGTGCTTTGACAAAATCACTGTCAACCTATCCTGAATACTTGAGGAACATTAATTCTGATTCAAAGGAAGTGATTGATTACAAAGATTGGCAAATACCCTTGAGTAGGAAATTCAATTCGCTCAAACTATGGATAGTTATTCGAAGCTACGGCGTCGAAAATCTCAAGAAATTTCTGAGAAATCATGTGGAAATGGCTAAAACATTTGAAGGACTGGTGAGGAAAGATGAGAGGTTCGAAATAGTTGTGCCAACAAGATTCGCTTTGGTTTGCTTTAGGATTTGTCCATCAGCAATTAACATTAGTAATGGAAGTGGAGATTGTTACTATATTGGAAAAATGATGAATGATGGATATTTGGTGAATGAAGTGAATCGTAAATTGCTAGATTCAGTTAATGGTTCAGGCAAGGCTTACATGAGTCACTGTGAGGTTGATGGAGCATTTGTTATCAGATGTGCAATTGGTTCAACCTTAACAGAAGAGCATCATGTGACTATGACATGGAAATTGGTTCAACAACATGCAACTTTTCTATTAGGTACACCTCTCAACTTATGTTAATACATACACAAACTTTCTGTTTATAGtttttgatcaaataaaaaatgGAATCATATTTATTGTTGTTTGTTTAGGGAAGAAGCAAGCTTGTGATAC includes these proteins:
- the LOC131618310 gene encoding tyrosine decarboxylase-like, yielding MNPLDLEEFKRQGYMMIDFLTDYYKNIERYPVLSKVQPGYLAKKLPSSPPFEPESIESILEDVQQHIIPGITHWMSPNYYAYLPCNGSIAGFVGEMLSTGFNVVGFNWLSSPAATELETIVMNWLAKMLNLPKSFMFSSNFKDGGGGVLLGTTCEAILCTLVAARDEKLSKIGKENIGKLVVYCSDQTHSALQKATQIVGIHAQNFRVIKTKGSNFFALSHESFLSTILLDVENGLVPCFLCATVGTTATNAIDPIKLLCNVAKEYDIWVHVDAAYAGSACICPEFRHYIDGIEDVNSFSFNAHKWFLTNLACCCLWVKDHSALTKSLSTYPEYLRNINSDSKEVIDYKDWQIPLSRKFNSLKLWIVIRSYGVENLKKFLRNHVEMAKTFEGLVRKDERFEIVVPTRFALVCFRICPSAINISNGSGDCYYIGKMMNDGYLVNEVNRKLLDSVNGSGKAYMSHCEVDGAFVIRCAIGSTLTEEHHVTMTWKLVQQHATFLLGKKQACDTQTG